Genomic window (Kangiella profundi):
AATTAACTCAGATAGCGGCGGATGAAAATAATCCAGTGACTGTACGAGCAAAGTCCAATTTTCATCCTTTAGCTCGGCAAATCTGGTCTCATCAATAGGACCGTGTTCCAGCTGCCAATTCTGTCCATCGCACTGGATCAATCGAGACTCAATGTCATCTTCAAGGCTGTAACCAGCTAGTTCATCTGCGGTTATCAGTGCGTTTTCGCCTGACACCAGTGCAGAAGAAAACGCCCCTCGGATTAACAAGGGGCGCTTTTGCCAATATTCCTTCAGGAATTGCTCAGTACTAATGTCACCGAGAATCTTGCTCATAAACAGCCTGTCATGACTTAGATGTTTTTCGCCTGGCTGATAGCATTACCAATATAAGTTGCCGGCGTCAGTTGCTTCAGACGTTGCTTTTCATCTTCTGGTAACTCGAGTGAGTCGATAAAAGCCTGCATATCTTCGCGAGTCACTCGCTTACCACGAGTAAGCTCTTTTAGCTTTTCATAAGGATTAGGGATTGCATATCGACGCATGACAGTCTGAATTGGCTCAGCCAGCAACTCCCAGTTAGCGTTTAGTTCGTCCAGCAATGATTTCTCGTTAACCTCAAGCTTCGAAATACCTTTTAGAGTTGCTTGATAGGCGATAACACTATGCGCATAACCAACGCCTAGAACACGCTGTACAGTTGAGTCAGACAGGTCGCGCTGCCAACGTGAAATCGGTAGTTTCATCGCAAGGTGATCAAATAATGCATTAGCAATACCCAAGTTGCCTTCTGAGTTTTCAAAGTCAATCGGGTTTACTTTATGCGGCATGGTTGATGAGCCAATTTCTCCAGCAACAGTTTTTTGCTTGAAGTGGCCTAATGCAATGTAACCCCAGACGTCACGGTCAAAATCGATCACAACTGTATTGAAACGAGCAATGGCATCGAACAGTTCGGCCATATAATCGTGTGGCTCGATCTGAGTTGTGTAGGGATTCCAAGTTAAACCTAGAGAAGTCACGAATTCTTGCGCGAATGACTGCCAGTCAAACTCTGGGTAAGCCGAAAGGTGGGCATTGTAGTTACCGACAGCACCATTAATTTTGCCTAAGATTTCCTGACTTTGAATCTGCTTTAGCTGACGCTCAAGACGATAGACCACATTAGCCATTTCCTTGCCCATGGTAGAAGGAGAGGCTGGCTGACCATGAGTACGTGACATCATTGGAATTTCTGCAAACTGATCCGCCAGGCTTCTAATAGATTGGCAAATCTCCTGCTGGTATTTAGCCAGCGCTTCAGTACCTTCTTTCAGCATTAAGGCATATGACAGGTTATTGATGTCTTCAGAGGTACAAGCGAAGTGAATAAACTCACTGACGTTATCCAATTCATCACTATGGCGAATTTTTTCTTTGAGGAAATACTCAACAGCTTTTACGTCATGGTTAGTGGTACGCTCAATTTCCTTAATTTTTTCTGCATCACTTTCTGCAAAATGTTCAACTATAGTGTTCAACAGCTGGTTGGCTTCATCAGAAAACGCTGGAACTTCTTTAATGGCATCTGCCTGAGCTAGAGCCTGTAGCCAGCGGACTTCAACCGTTACACGGTATTTGAGTAGACCAAATTCACTAAAAATACTTCGTAAATCAGTGACTTTTGAGCCGTAGCGGCCATCGACAGGTGAAATTGCGGTTAGTGCTGAAAGTTGCATGAGATGTTTCCCGTTACTGGTTTCCAAACTTTAAGAAGAACTGAATGAAATTTGGGCAGATTCGTTGCTTGGCCATTCGATTCGGCCTACAGAATTAGAACCCGCCAGCCCAATTGTGCATGGCTTTTTTCGAAACGCGGATCATACCGCAACTGGCGCTTTTTGGCATCTATAAAACTGGGTCTGAG
Coding sequences:
- the purB gene encoding adenylosuccinate lyase, translated to MQLSALTAISPVDGRYGSKVTDLRSIFSEFGLLKYRVTVEVRWLQALAQADAIKEVPAFSDEANQLLNTIVEHFAESDAEKIKEIERTTNHDVKAVEYFLKEKIRHSDELDNVSEFIHFACTSEDINNLSYALMLKEGTEALAKYQQEICQSIRSLADQFAEIPMMSRTHGQPASPSTMGKEMANVVYRLERQLKQIQSQEILGKINGAVGNYNAHLSAYPEFDWQSFAQEFVTSLGLTWNPYTTQIEPHDYMAELFDAIARFNTVVIDFDRDVWGYIALGHFKQKTVAGEIGSSTMPHKVNPIDFENSEGNLGIANALFDHLAMKLPISRWQRDLSDSTVQRVLGVGYAHSVIAYQATLKGISKLEVNEKSLLDELNANWELLAEPIQTVMRRYAIPNPYEKLKELTRGKRVTREDMQAFIDSLELPEDEKQRLKQLTPATYIGNAISQAKNI